Proteins encoded by one window of Cloeon dipterum chromosome 2, ieCloDipt1.1, whole genome shotgun sequence:
- the LOC135936769 gene encoding uncharacterized protein LOC135936769 isoform X1: MMSQSKRSQLNLRKPMNRSQPRKPRNVMRGIISNMFLQLKELLQQEKLSLLHELETQLFRKFDECQERQNIRKLQELYECGSLSFEAMELFLNHVSTCQLKWCPVHFCNITRRLLPGSMRQIPEKPVKEYSFFDKLYLLAEQFTGAQHVPAAPGVNKSAVSRINVPKLPKNRASARGRPTRLRRKAAFIREEKQSTEASTDSAETSNLTSDGVNGSTDGVLSSSEGTSAGSAKGSNKWKMLITQDFRDDLAAGFVRDFIFSTNTLEEDAYQKANSEGEYYFLFAENFHKYICNMKVQKIAKDLSALGETVASKMAIRRDVNESTSEEKQVQPEDLTALPEAPTTQPEISETSTVKLEEVRPDTPSVKPEAPTTHEQNEVTPAPPDQQEGQKEVDKPCDNSESKIILVSHAPNKTEQIDSKVKVFAIEDYVLNLEHAIECGDSNCKKRGCDPAKRFVQHSRVCEYREKGGCNKVCRPSFAVCSLHVRRCNKTDCPMPYCSFIKGEVARVSARFSNKSTNDQMEKETVVQQEAEAHKATLPTSRITCPRAKLRARRLADSK; encoded by the exons ATGATGAGCCA gaGCAAGCGTAGTCAGTTGAACCTCAGGAAGCCGATGAATCGGTCTCAGCCTCGAAAACCACGGAATGTGATGAGGGGAATAATCTCAAACATGTTCCTGCAGTTGAAAGAACTTTTGCAGCAAGAAAAACTCTCCTTGCTTCATGAGCTTGAAACTCAGCTATTTAGGAAATTTGATGAATGCCAAGAGAGGCAAAATATTCGGAAACTTCAGGAGTTATATGAG TGCGGATCTTTGAGTTTCGAGGcaatggaattatttttgaaccACGTGTCCACATGCCAACTAAAATGGTGCCCAGtgcatttttgcaacattACACGCAGATTATTGCCTGGCTCCATGCGCCAAATACCAGAAAAGCCAGTCAAGGAATACAGCTTCTTTGACAAGTTGTATC TTTTGGCTGAACAGTTTACCGGAGCACAACACGTACCAGCAGCGCCAGGAGTGAATAAATCAGCTGTCTCACGGATAAATGTGCCGAAACTGCCGAAAAATAGAGCCAGTGCTCGAGGCCGACCAACTCGTTTGAGGAGGAAAGCGGCATTCATTCGAGAGGAAAAGCAGTCGACTGAGGCGAGCACCGACTCTGCCGAAACAAGcaatctaacttcagatggaGTAAAT GGTTCAACTGACGGTGTCTTGTCCTCGTCTGAAGGGACTTCTGCAGGGTCTGCAAAAGGTTCAAACAAGTGGAAAATGTTGATTACTCAAGATTTTAGGGATGATTTAGCGGCTGGATT TGTGAgagatttcattttctctACTAATACTTTGGAAGAAGACGCTTATCAAAAGGCAAACTCAGAG GGTGAATATTACTTCctatttgctgaaaattttcacaagtATATATGCA ATATGAAAGTGCAGAAGATTGCCAAAGATTTGAGTGCATTAGGTGAAACTGTGGCATCTAAGATGGCAATACGCAGGGATGTCAATGAATCTACCAGTGAGGAAAAACAGGTGCAGCCCGAAGATCTGACGGCCCTGCCTGAGGCCCCCACGACACAACCTGAAATATCAGAGACCTCAACAGTAAAACTCGAAGAGGTACGACCTGATACACCTTCGGTTAAACCTGAGGCCCCGACAACTCATGAACAGAATGAGGTTACTCCTGCTCCGCCTGATCAGCAAGAGGGACAGAAGGAAGTGGATAAGCCCTGCGATAATTCTGAGAGCAAAATCATACTTGTTTCCCACGCACCCAACAAAACGGAACAGATTGATAGC AAAGTGAAAGTGTTTGCCATCGAAGATTATGTACTTAATCTGGAGCACGCGATTGAATGCGGAGACTCAAACTGCAAAAAGCGTGGATGCGATCCAGCAAAGAGATTCGTGCAACATTCCAGAGTCTGCGAGTACAGGGAAAAGGGCGGCTGCAACAAGGTGTGCAGGCCTTCATTCGCAGTGTGTAGCCTCCATGTGAGACGGTGCAACAAGACCGATTGTCCGATGCCCTATTGCTCATTTATTAAAGGGGAAGTGGCACGGGTCAGTGCCAGGTTTTCCAACAAAAGTACCAATGACCAGATGGAAAAAGAGACAGTAGTGCAGCAAGAAGCTGAAGCTCATAAAGCGACTCTACCCACAAGCCGCATCACCTGTCCTCGCGCCAAATTAAGAGCTCGCAGATTGGCTGACTCGAAGTAG
- the LOC135936615 gene encoding ubiquitin-conjugating enzyme E2 Z-like has protein sequence MAAKFHQTSWDPSTLNNVSISQQCMIRVKRDIMAIYKDPPPGIFVVPDEKDMTMVHAVITGTDNTPYEGGLFYFVIRFPPNYPIEAPKVKFMTTAAGTVRFNPNLYSNGKVCLSILGTWEGPAWSPAQSLESVLISIQSLLSENPYFNEPGFDKERNKGDNAKYNDIIRHETLRVAVIGMVENECFLAIPKQLQDVIEQTFLNYYDSYVTTAEKNSHMNNAVMQDPFGERRGKFVYKVLAQRLPPIREKLKAKWGDQANPTQPVPPSPNGDCIPEPLELSDLEDM, from the exons ATGGCAGCAAAATTCCACCAAACGTCGTGGGATCCATCTACGTTGAACAACGTCTCAATCTCGCAGCAATGCATGATCAGGGTGAAGAG GGACATAATGGCCATCTACAAGGACCCCCCGCCTGGCATCTTCGTGGTGCCTGACGAGAAAGATATGACGATGGTGCATGCTGTCATCACGGGCACAGACAACACGCCGTATGAGGGTGGCCTCTTCTACTTCGTCATCCGCTTTCCGCCCAACTACCCGATCGAGGCGCCCAAGGTCAAGTTCATGACCACCGCTGCTGGCACGGTGCGCTTCAACCCCAACCTCTACTCCAATGGCAAGGTGTGTCTCAGCATTCTGGGCACATGGGAGGGGCCTGCCTGGAGCCCGGCACAAAGCCTCGAGAGCGTTCTGATCTCAATCCAGAGCCTCCTCAGTGAGAACCCCTACTTCAACGAACCAGGGTTTGATAAG GAGAGGAACAAGGGGGACAATGCCAAATACAACGATATCATCCGACATGAGACGCTCAGGGTGGCCGTCATTGGCATGGTGGAAAACGAGTGCTTTCTTGCGATCCCCAAGCAACTGCAGGATGTGATCGAGCAGACGTTCCTAAACTACTATGATAGCTATGTCACTACTGCGGAGAAAAATAGCCACATGAACAATGCCGTCATGCAG GATCCTTTTGGAGAGAGAAGAGGCAAGTTCGTGTACAAAGTGCTTGCCCAGAGACTGCCGCCGATCAGAGAAAAGCTCAAGGCCAAGTGGGGCGACCAGGCGAACCCCACGCAGCCCGTGCCCCCCAGCCCCAACGGGGACTGCATTCCTGAGCCCCTTGAGCTCTCAGACTTAGAGGACATGTAG
- the LOC135936769 gene encoding uncharacterized protein LOC135936769 isoform X2: MMSQSKRSQLNLRKPMNRSQPRKPRNVMRGIISNMFLQLKELLQQEKLSLLHELETQLFRKFDECQERQNIRKLQELYECGSLSFEAMELFLNHVSTCQLKWCPVHFCNITRRLLPGSMRQIPEKPVKEYSFFDKLYLLAEQFTGAQHVPAAPGVNKSAVSRINVPKLPKNRASARGRPTRLRRKAAFIREEKQSTEASTDSAETSNLTSDGVNGSTDGVLSSSEGTSAGSAKGSNKWKMLITQDFRDDLAAGFVRDFIFSTNTLEEDAYQKANSEGEYYFLFAENFHKYICNMKVQKIAKDLSALGETVASKMAIRRDVNESTSEEKQVQPEDLTALPEAPTTQPEISETSTVKLEENEVTPAPPDQQEGQKEVDKPCDNSESKIILVSHAPNKTEQIDSKVKVFAIEDYVLNLEHAIECGDSNCKKRGCDPAKRFVQHSRVCEYREKGGCNKVCRPSFAVCSLHVRRCNKTDCPMPYCSFIKGEVARVSARFSNKSTNDQMEKETVVQQEAEAHKATLPTSRITCPRAKLRARRLADSK; the protein is encoded by the exons ATGATGAGCCA gaGCAAGCGTAGTCAGTTGAACCTCAGGAAGCCGATGAATCGGTCTCAGCCTCGAAAACCACGGAATGTGATGAGGGGAATAATCTCAAACATGTTCCTGCAGTTGAAAGAACTTTTGCAGCAAGAAAAACTCTCCTTGCTTCATGAGCTTGAAACTCAGCTATTTAGGAAATTTGATGAATGCCAAGAGAGGCAAAATATTCGGAAACTTCAGGAGTTATATGAG TGCGGATCTTTGAGTTTCGAGGcaatggaattatttttgaaccACGTGTCCACATGCCAACTAAAATGGTGCCCAGtgcatttttgcaacattACACGCAGATTATTGCCTGGCTCCATGCGCCAAATACCAGAAAAGCCAGTCAAGGAATACAGCTTCTTTGACAAGTTGTATC TTTTGGCTGAACAGTTTACCGGAGCACAACACGTACCAGCAGCGCCAGGAGTGAATAAATCAGCTGTCTCACGGATAAATGTGCCGAAACTGCCGAAAAATAGAGCCAGTGCTCGAGGCCGACCAACTCGTTTGAGGAGGAAAGCGGCATTCATTCGAGAGGAAAAGCAGTCGACTGAGGCGAGCACCGACTCTGCCGAAACAAGcaatctaacttcagatggaGTAAAT GGTTCAACTGACGGTGTCTTGTCCTCGTCTGAAGGGACTTCTGCAGGGTCTGCAAAAGGTTCAAACAAGTGGAAAATGTTGATTACTCAAGATTTTAGGGATGATTTAGCGGCTGGATT TGTGAgagatttcattttctctACTAATACTTTGGAAGAAGACGCTTATCAAAAGGCAAACTCAGAG GGTGAATATTACTTCctatttgctgaaaattttcacaagtATATATGCA ATATGAAAGTGCAGAAGATTGCCAAAGATTTGAGTGCATTAGGTGAAACTGTGGCATCTAAGATGGCAATACGCAGGGATGTCAATGAATCTACCAGTGAGGAAAAACAGGTGCAGCCCGAAGATCTGACGGCCCTGCCTGAGGCCCCCACGACACAACCTGAAATATCAGAGACCTCAACAGTAAAACTCGAAGAG AATGAGGTTACTCCTGCTCCGCCTGATCAGCAAGAGGGACAGAAGGAAGTGGATAAGCCCTGCGATAATTCTGAGAGCAAAATCATACTTGTTTCCCACGCACCCAACAAAACGGAACAGATTGATAGC AAAGTGAAAGTGTTTGCCATCGAAGATTATGTACTTAATCTGGAGCACGCGATTGAATGCGGAGACTCAAACTGCAAAAAGCGTGGATGCGATCCAGCAAAGAGATTCGTGCAACATTCCAGAGTCTGCGAGTACAGGGAAAAGGGCGGCTGCAACAAGGTGTGCAGGCCTTCATTCGCAGTGTGTAGCCTCCATGTGAGACGGTGCAACAAGACCGATTGTCCGATGCCCTATTGCTCATTTATTAAAGGGGAAGTGGCACGGGTCAGTGCCAGGTTTTCCAACAAAAGTACCAATGACCAGATGGAAAAAGAGACAGTAGTGCAGCAAGAAGCTGAAGCTCATAAAGCGACTCTACCCACAAGCCGCATCACCTGTCCTCGCGCCAAATTAAGAGCTCGCAGATTGGCTGACTCGAAGTAG